CACAGTTAGCGTTAGCCGAAGAATTGATGTCTCATAAGGGCGCCCCTAAGGAATACAACCAACATTATGAACCTAGAATTACAACACGTCTCGCATGCCTTCCGAACCGATTCAGGTCACCTCGTTGAGAAAGCACGCGCAGCCTATAAGCATGGAAGGGTCAGAATGAGAACAGGCTTTCAGGCTAAAATTGTAGTTGACCTTTTCATGGCGATCGAGTGCGCGCTGAAGTCAATGATGTGCACAAATGCCCCCTCCCAGGATGTTGAAACGGTGCTTAGCGCGATCTTCAAGTATGGCCATGACCTCAAACGGCTTCTCAAGGCAGGAAAGCCTAAATCACTACAATCAGAGGAAATAGAGTTGCTCAACGAGCTAAACAACAAAGGCGTCAGTCTCAGGTACGACCTCGACCTCTATTCGATTGTATCTTCAGACTTGCTCTGTAGCGATGACGTGATCTTTAAGATTGACCCAGAGTACGTCGAAAGACTTATGGAACTTGCCAAGCGAGTGTCCGATGAAGCACAGTCAGCGCATAAGAATGCGTTTTCAGAACCATCACGACTTCTGTCTCGCAAACAATTGGAACACGAAGTTCGTTACCTGCGATCATTACTGACGCGTGTGCGCAGCAAGAATTGCAGACGCTCCTAACAGACTATTCCAGCGATGCTAAGACACA
The sequence above is a segment of the bacterium genome. Coding sequences within it:
- a CDS encoding HEPN domain-containing protein, which translates into the protein MNLELQHVSHAFRTDSGHLVEKARAAYKHGRVRMRTGFQAKIVVDLFMAIECALKSMMCTNAPSQDVETVLSAIFKYGHDLKRLLKAGKPKSLQSEEIELLNELNNKGVSLRYDLDLYSIVSSDLLCSDDVIFKIDPEYVERLMELAKRVSDEAQSAHKNAFSEPSRLLSRKQLEHEVRYLRSLLTRVRSKNCRRS